From Arachis stenosperma cultivar V10309 chromosome 2, arast.V10309.gnm1.PFL2, whole genome shotgun sequence, one genomic window encodes:
- the LOC130961897 gene encoding cytochrome P450 94C1-like, producing MELEHVIPTSSLLHLLFNNDASFGSSLILPLMVIMIMIMIITIIIIISFGSPFKIVIKKKNKNNIFCNCETCQAYLTSSWSKDFENLCDWHSHLLKNSPTRTIHIHVLRNTITANSDNVEYMLKTRFENYPKGKAFSMILGDFLGKGIFNVDGELWRFQKKMASMELNKVSIKSFAFEIVNYEIQQRLVPLLSSSRKYQVDLQDVFKRFSFDSICRFSFGLDPKCLEQSLPMSDFALSFDKASRLSAERAMAVSPFIWKVKRLFNIGSERELRESLGVINMLAKEVINQKRKMGFSEHKDLLSRFMSNVEDETCLRDIVISFLLAGRDTVASALTSFFWLLAKHPQVELQILLEADKVIGANKELTSFEQLRKLHYLQAAVYESMRLYPPVQFDSKFCVEDDVLPDGTKVKSGTRVTYHPYAMGRLEELWGQDCMEFRPQRWLKGGVFHHENPFKYPVFQAGLRVCMGKEMALMEIKCVTLPLIRRFHFQLVPPVLHHATPMFSPGLTATFRCGLPVIVNQRNTQSS from the exons ATGGAACTTGAACATGTAATACCTACCTCTTCATTGTTGCATCTACTCTTCAATAATGATGCCTCTTTTGGTTCTTCTCTTATTCTTCCACTCATGGTCATCATGATCATGATCATGATCATCACAATCATAATAATTATTTCCTTTGGATCCCCTTTCAAAATAGTTatcaagaaaaaaaacaagaatAACATCTTTTGCAATTGTGAAACTTGCCAAGCCTATCTCACTTCAAGTTGGtccaaagattttgaaaatctttgtgATTGGCACTCTCATCTTCTCAAGAACTCACCAACAAGAACCATCCACATACATGTTCTTAGGAACACCATAACCGCGAATTCGGACAACGTTGAGTACATGCTCAAGACAAGGTTTGAGAATTACCCTAAAGGGAAAGCCTTCTCAATGATCTTGGGTGATTTCTTAGGTAAAGGAATCTTCAATGTTGATGGTGAATTATGGAGGTTCCAAAAGAAGATGGCAAGCATGGAGCTCAACAAAGTTTCCATAAAATCCTTTGCCTTTGAGATTGTCAACTACGAAATCCAACAAAGACTTGTCCCTCTTTTATCATCGTCAAGAAAATACCAAGTCGATTTACAAGATGTATTCAAAAGATTCTCGTTCGATAGCATATGTAGATTCTCGTTCGGGTTAGACCCTAAATGTTTAGAACAATCTTTACCCATGTCTGATTTCGCCTTGTCTTTTGACAAGGCGTCTAGACTGTCGGCCGAGAGGGCGATGGCCGTGTCGCCTTTCATATGGAAGGTGAAGAGACTCTTCAACATAGGAAGTGAGAGGGAGCTAAGAGAATCTCTTGGAGTGATAAACATGTTGGCAAAAGAAGTCATAAATCAAAAAAGGAAAATGGGGTTTTCCGAACACAAGGATTTGTTGTCAAGATTCATGAGCAATGTTGAAGATGAGACATGTTTGAGAGACATTGTAATAAGTTTCTTATTGGCTGGTCGTGACACCGTGGCTTCTGccctcacaagcttcttttggTTGCTTGCAAAACACCCTCAAGTGGAGTTACAGATTCTCCTTGAAGCAGATAAG GTAattggagcaaacaaggagctTACAAGCTTTGAACAGCTTCGGAAATTACACTATTTGCAAGCAGCAGTGTATGAGAGTATGAGATTGTATCCACCAGTTCAATTTGATTCCAAATTTTGTGTAGAAGATGATGTGTTACCTGATGGGACAAAAGTCAAGAGTGGAACTAGGGTTACCTACCATCCCTATGCAATGGGAAGATTGGAAGAGTTATGGGGACAAGATTGCATGGAGTTTAGGCCTCAAAGGTGGTTAAAGGGTGGTGTTTTCCACCATGAGAATCCATTCAAGTACCCGGTTTTCCAAGCTGGATTAAGGGTTTGTATGGGAAAAGAAATGGCCCTAATGGAGATTAAGTGTGTGACACTCCCTTTGATTAGAAGATTTCATTTCCAATTGGTTCCACCTGTTCTTCATCATGCTACCCCAATGTTCTCTCCTGGCCTCACTGCCACTTTTAGATGTGGCCTTCCGGTAATTGTCAATCAAAGAAATACCCAATCTTCTTAG